AGTTCAACCTCATGCGCAAGCTCGACATCCACAACAAGGCCCAGCTCGTGACCTACGCCATCCAGAAGAAGATCATCAAGATCCCCGTGAACCAGTGATTGCTCTGGCCGTGTCATGCTGAGCGGGGCCGCGTTTTCTGCGGCCTCGCGAAGCATCTCATCCGCGACAACCCATTCGTGAGCTAGACTCCCGCTCTGTCCGCCAGCGTCTTCAGGTTGGGAACTTCCAGGTCGGGCTGCGCGGCGTTGGCCACGACCGCGCCCTGGCCGCGCCGCGTCACCAGCACGTTCGCGAGCCCCAGCTGCTTCGCCGGCGCGATGTCGTGATGTCGGCTCTGGCCGCAGTGCAGCACCTTCTCCTTCTCGACTCCCAGGCGCTCCAGCGCGACGCGGAAGTTGTTGAGGGAAGGCTTGTAGCTGCGGCACTGCTCCGCCGTGATGACCGCGTCGAACGGGACCTCGAGCAGCTTCGCGGTCTCGGCGAACAGCGCGTCATCGGTGTTGGAGATGATCGCGAGCTTGTGCTTCGCCTTCAGCCTGCGCAGCGCCGCGACCGTGTCGGGAAACGGAGGCCACTGGCCGAGCGAATCGGGCAGCGCATCCATCTCCGCTTCGCCGGCGGCGAAGCCGAGCCGCTCGCCGAATCCGCGCACCACTTCGCGCAGCACCACGCGATACTTCCGGTAGGGACCGCGCTCGACCTCGGCTTCCAGCTCGCCGTAGACCTCGAGCAGTTCGCGGTCCGAGAGCGTCTTGCCGTGAGCTTTCACCAGCGG
Above is a window of Terriglobales bacterium DNA encoding:
- a CDS encoding haloacid dehalogenase type II, encoding MLTFDCYGTLIDWETGILGALRPLVKAHGKTLSDRELLEVYGELEAEVERGPYRKYRVVLREVVRGFGERLGFAAGEAEMDALPDSLGQWPPFPDTVAALRRLKAKHKLAIISNTDDALFAETAKLLEVPFDAVITAEQCRSYKPSLNNFRVALERLGVEKEKVLHCGQSRHHDIAPAKQLGLANVLVTRRGQGAVVANAAQPDLEVPNLKTLADRAGV